Within the bacterium genome, the region ACAAGAGCAGATGAAAACAAAGATCAAAAGCATTTTCACTTTCGTTCACCAAAAGACAACAGCAAAAGAACAATAAAGCAAAATCACCCCAGTTCTCACAAATTTGGGTAACATTTAATTTTGAGGCAACGGGCCGCCGGCGGTGCGCCTGAACGCCTCAGTGAACGATGTTCACCTCGCCGCCGGAATTGCAGTGTCTTCAGCGAAACGCGCGCCAGAATTTGGCTCAGGCGAATCGCACGCTGGGCAGGGGTTCACCGGGCGCTCTCGCCGGCAATTGCCTGCAGAATCGATTCCGCTGCTTGCGCGGGAAGATCGCTCTCTTCGACTGCCAGCCACTCACAGTGCGGCCGCCGGCGGAACCAGGTTAACTGCCGCTTGGCATATTGCCGGCTATGGCGCTGAATCAGCGTGACCATTTCCTCGTGCGAAATCTCTCCATTCAAGAATTGGAAGGCTTCCTGATAGCCGACGGTCTGCAACGCATTCAACTGAGGAGAATAGCCGCGTGCCAGCAACTGCCGGCATTCCTCGAGCAGCCCGGCCTCCAACATGGCCAGCACGCGCCGGTCGATGCGCTCATAAAGCCGGTGGCGCTCCAGAGTCAGGCAGAAAAAACGATACCGAAAGGACGGCGGCTCGCTTGCGTGCTGCTGCAACTCCGTGAGCGTGAGTCCGCTGAGCCGATGAACCTCCAGCGCGCGTACGAGGCGATGGCCATCATTGGGATGCAGCCGCGCGGCTGCTGCCGGATCAATCTGCGCCAGCTCTCGGTGCAAAGCGGGCGCACCCTCGTCCTGCAATCGTTGCTGGAGCTGCGCGCGCAAGCGCAAATCCGAAGGCAGGGCCGCGGAAAAGCCTTCCAGCAGCGCCTGCAAATAAAAGCCGGAGCCGCCCACGACTAATGGCGTTCTGCCGCGCTGCATGATTTCCCCGACTACGCCGCGCGCCGCGCGGCCGTATTCGCCTGCGGTATACCACTCATCGGGATTACGGATGTCGATGAAATGATGCGGCGCTTGGCGGAGCTGCGCCGCGCTGGGCTTGGCCGTGCCGATATTCATGCCGCGATAGATTTGCCGCGAATCCGCCGAGACGATTTCTGCCGGCAGACGGCGGGCGAGCGCCAGCGCCACCTCGGTTTTGCCCACGGCCGTGGGACCGGCGATCACGAGGGCTTGGGTAAGGAGGGAAGCGTCACTCATCTTTTGCGCGCCACCAGGCTGGCGACGGCTTTTTCATCGCAATCGGCGCAGCCGCGGATGACCGTCTCGCGATAATGCAAAATGCGCAATTCGGAAAAAGCCTGCAGCAGTTCGTTGTGATCGAGCAGAAACTCGGGATTGAATTTCCCGCCCGTCAGCTCGAGCTGGTCTTTGGTCATGGTTTCGAAAATCAGCAGGCCGCCGGGCAGCAGCGCCTGTTTGAGGGAAGGAAAGAGGCGGCGCTCGAGATAGTTGAAGTTGATGATGACTTGATAACGCGCCGCCGGCAGCGTCGCACTGGCGAGATCCATCACGGCAGGTTGAATGCGAACGCCACGCTGCTGCGCTTGTTCGGTGAGCCAGGTGATCGCGACATCCGAAATGTCAACCGCTGCCACGCTGAAACCGAGCTGCGCCAGGTAGAAGGCATTGCGCCCCGCTCCGCACGCGAGATCGAGGGCCGGGCCGCACGGCTGCCGGCGCAACAGCGCGGCATGCGCCACCAGCCACTCGGCCGGCTCATGGCCGAAGAGGCCCATGCCGCGGCGCTGAAATTTTTCGTTCCAGCGCAGCCGATCGGGATGATGCAACCAATCACTCATGTTGCCTTCTCAACCACCGATGTAGGACATTTCCACTTTGGCGAGCGCCACCGTGGCCGCGCTGCGAATCTCCGAATACCGATCGCTGCGTTGCCGCCAAACCGAGGCTATTGCCGCGGTCAATTCGGCATCGGAGGCGCCGCTGCGCAGCAAAGCGCGCAAATCACGGCCGTGTGCCGCGAACAGGCAGGTGAAGAGTTTGCCGTCGGTGGAAAGGCGCGCACGCGAGCAGTCGCGGCAGAACGCGTGCGTCACCGAGGCAATGATGCCGATCTCGCCGCTGCCGTCGCGGTAGCGATAGCGCTCCGCCACTTCGCCGGCATAGTTGGGATCAACCGGCGCGATCGGCATCACGGCATCAATGGCTGCAATGATTTCCGCCGCTGGCACCACTTCATCCATGCGCCAGCCGTTGCTGCTGCCGACGTCCATATATTCGATGAAGCGGACGATGTGCCCCGCGCCTTTGAAATGGCGCGCCATCGGCACCACGCTGTCCTCATTCACCCCGCGTTTGACCACCATGTTGATTTTGACCGGCGTCAATCCCGCCGCCGCGGAAGCCTCGATCCACTCCAGCACGCGCTCGACCGGAAAGTCCACGTCATTCATTTTTTGAAAGACGGCGTTGTCCAGGGAATCAAGACTCACGGTCATGCGGCGCAGGCCGGCGTCTTTCAGGGATTGCACCCGCCTGGCCGGAAAGGAGCCGTTGGTGGTCAAAGTCAAATCGAGGCCGGGCAAAGCCGCCAGCATGGCGATCAGCCGCTCTAGATCATGCCGCAGCAGCGGCTCACCGCCGGTCAGCCGGATCTTGCGGACGCCGAGATCCACGCACAGACGGGCGAGGCGGTAGATTTCTTCGAAAGTCAGCAATTCAGCGCGCGGCAGAAAAAGATGATCCTTGCCGAAAATTTCCTTCGGCATGCAATAGACACAGCGAAAATTGCAGCGGTCGGTAACGGAAATGCGCAAATCGCGCAGAGGGCGGCTTAGCGTGTCGGAGAGAGTCAGGCGAGCAGGTTGTGGAATCATGGTAATTCAAGGTGCAGATCAAAAACCTCAGAGTCTCCACCGAGCGCGAAGTCTTGGAAATCCGGCTCAGCCGAGGTTGAAACATTTTCGGACAGACACGAATCCCGTCGCGAGGCCTTTCAGGTACGGCCGAATCGCTTGTCCAGTTCGGCCAGCGGAATGTTGACCACCACCGGCCGGCCGTGCGGACAAAAATACGGTGACTTGGTCGCGAACAGTTGATCGATGAGCGCATTCATGCTCGCCAGCGTCAAACGGTCGCCGGAACGAATGGCGGAGTGACAGGCAAACGAGGCCGCAATGTTCTCGCGAATCTCCAGCTTCTCGCGCTTGCCGCGTTTGTATTCGTCGACCATGTCGAGAATGACCTTGCTGTCCTGCAGGGTGGTGGAGTAGCGCGTGCCGGGCGGCACGCCCTCCAGCAGCAGCGTGCGATGGCCAAAGGGCTTGAGCGCAAAGCCGATTTTGGCCAGGAAGGGCAGCATCTCGAAGGCGATGTCATAGTCTTCTGCGCTTAACTCGACGACCACCGGAAAGAGCAAACGCTGGGTGGCCGGCTCTTGTTTGGTGAAGGCCTCGAGTGCCTGTTCATACAGAATCCGCTCGTGCGCCACGTGCTGATCAATCACCACCAGCCCGTTGGGTATCTGCGAAAAGATGTAGCGGTTGTGCACTTGCCAGACATTGGTGCGCTCATGGAGACGGCTCTGCGCTTCCGGCGCAAGCTCCATCGGCCGATCGGCGGGAGTGGTTGGCGGCGGCAGCGGCAGGCCAAGCTGCCGGCCGGGATGTCTAACACGAAAGTCGGCCGGCGCAAAATTGTGCGGCCCCGGCGCGGCTGCAGGGGATTCGCCCTCGAGCGCGGGCCGTTCCGGCGCGGCCGGCCAGGTCATCACCGGCACCGCCCGGGCAAAATCGTTTGCCACGGGGATGACCGCATTGGTGTTGAGCGTTTGCTTGACCGCGGTGCGCAACAGCGCATAGATCAGCCGGTCATCAGCAAACTTCACCTCCATTTTGGTGGGGTGCACATTGACATCGACGCGGGTGGGATCGACGCGCAGAAACACCGCAAAGAAAGGAAAGCCGCCATGCGCCAGCATTTCGCCATAGCCGGAAATCACCGCATGCTGCAGCGAGCGATCGGAGATGTAGCGGTGATTGAGAAACAGAAATTGCTCACCGCGGCTGCTGCGCACCGTGCTTTGTTTGCCGAGCACACCGCTGATCTCGCAAGCCGGGCCGCGATCCTGCAGCGTCACCAGGGCGTCGCGCATGCGGCTGCCATAAAGCGTGAACACGCGCTCGGCCAGGCTGCCGGCGGGCGGCATGTCGAGAATCACTTCGTCGTTGTGCACGAAAGTGAAATAGACGCCGGGATAGCCGACACAAAAACGGTTGATCACCGCCAGAATTTGACGGTATTCGGTGGTCGTCGACTTCACGAACTTGCGCCGGCCGGGCGTGTTGAAGAAGAGATTTTTGACCGCGATGCTGGTGCCGGGCGTGCCCGCAGCAATGGTGAGATTGGATTGCACGCCGCCTTCCAACTCCACCACAGTTGCTTCCGTGGCCCCCGGCTCCATGGTCTTGAGCACCACCTGCGCCACCGAGGCAATGCTGGCCAGCGCCTCCCCGCGAAAGCCGAGCGTGCGGATGGCCTCCAGATCTGCGGCGGTCGCGATTTTGCTGGTGGCATGGCGCTGAAACGCCATCTGCGCATCCTCGCGACTCATGCCGCAGCCGTTGTCCACGACCTGAATGAGCACGCGGCCGCCGTCCTTCACCACCACGGTGATTTGCGTGGCGCCGGCGTCGAGCGCGTTTTCGATCAACTCCTTGACCACCGAGGCCGGGCGCTCGACCACTTCGCCGGCCGCGATTTTGTTGGTGAGATCCAGGGGCAGGAGCTTGATTTTCGAGGTGGAAGCAGACACGGCATCGAACCCGGGAGGTTGTTCACAACAAGCCTTCTTCGGCAAAGCTCAGGTAACGGTCTTTGCCGATGATGACATGATCGAGCACACGCAGATCAACCGCTTCGCAGGCGCTCTTGAGTTTTTTGGTCGCGCGCAAGTCTTCCGGGCTGGGCGCCGGCTCGCCGCTGGGATGATTGTGCACGAAGATGATGCCGGCCGCCTGCTCGTTGATGGCAAACTTCACCACTTCGCGGGCATTCACCATGCTTTCCTGCAGCGAGCCTTCGAACACCTTGCGTTCGCGCAGCAGGCGGTTGCGCGTGTTGAGCAACAGAATGAAGAATTGCTCCCGCGGTTGATTGCACAGCCGCAGGTGCAGATAGTCGAACACGTCGCGGCTGGTGCGAATGTAGGGCCGTTCTTCATGCTGTTCCCGTGACAGCCGCTTGCCGATTTCCAGCGCGGCTTTGAGTTGCGCGGTCTTGGCCATGCCCATGCCGTGCATCTGGCAAAGCTCTTCCGCGGCCTTGGTATCCAATCCGCGAAAGCCCTTGGCTTCGACCAGCAATTTGCGCGCGAGATCCATCACTGACTGGCCGTGGTTGCCGGTGCGCAGCACGATGGCGAGCAACTCGGCATCCGACAGGCTTTCCGGCCCGTGTTTCAACAAACGCTCGCGCGGGCGCTCGTTTTCCGGCCATTCAGCAAGGCGCAACGGATATTTTTGCATGTCACCCCCGGCAAAGAGGTTTTCAAATCTGCCCGGCGGCTTGGGCATTGGCAGGAACGTAGAAACTGCGTTGCAAAATTTCAACAAATCTTTTTGATGAAGGTCGACGGACGGCGAGCAGAGCTGATCGCGGGAGAAAACGGAAACCGTGCACCGCCATCGCGGGTTCAGGAGAGTCCGACTGTTCTGACCCGCAAGGCCGGCCGCCGGGCGCGCCACGATTGCGCTGCGACTCTCAGCCCTGCCACAGCATCATGCCCAAAATCACAAAGCCGAGCACAATGCGATACCAGCCGAAGACTTCAAAGCTGTGTTTCTTGATGAACGACATGAAGGCGGCGATCACCAGCCAAGCCACCAGCAATGACACAATGAAGCCCACGGCAAAGATGACGGCATCATCGGCATTAAGCAGGCTGAAACGCTTCGCCAGGCTGTAAAGCGTTGCGGCAAAGATGGTGGGAATGGCGAGAAAAAACGAAAATTCGGCGGCGGCGGCGTGGCTCAAGCCCAGTACCAGCCCGCCCATGATGGTCGAGGCCGAGCGCGACATGCCGGGAATCAACGACAAGCATTGCGCCAAACCAATGCCCAATGCCTGCGTCCACGTAATGTCTTCCATCGTATCGACTTTCACGCGCAGGTGCAATTGCTCGATCAGGATGATGCCGACTCCGCCGACGATCAATGCCGCAGCAACGGTTTTGGGATTGAACAGCAGCGCTTCGATCAGGTCGTGAAAGAAAAATCCAATGAGGGCCGCGGGCACGAAGGCGAGCATGACCCCGACGCCGAAGCGCCGCGCTTGGTCGACCGTCAGCCCGTCCGCTGACTGCGCCTTTCCCAGCATCGCGCTCACCAGCCGCCAAATGCGATTACGAAAGTAGATCAACACCGCGATGATGGCGCCCAGTTGGATGAAGATTTCAAACGTGTTGGCTTTTTCGCCGGTGAATTGCAGCCAGTTGCCGACCAGGATGA harbors:
- the miaA gene encoding tRNA (adenosine(37)-N6)-dimethylallyltransferase MiaA, yielding MSDASLLTQALVIAGPTAVGKTEVALALARRLPAEIVSADSRQIYRGMNIGTAKPSAAQLRQAPHHFIDIRNPDEWYTAGEYGRAARGVVGEIMQRGRTPLVVGGSGFYLQALLEGFSAALPSDLRLRAQLQQRLQDEGAPALHRELAQIDPAAAARLHPNDGHRLVRALEVHRLSGLTLTELQQHASEPPSFRYRFFCLTLERHRLYERIDRRVLAMLEAGLLEECRQLLARGYSPQLNALQTVGYQEAFQFLNGEISHEEMVTLIQRHSRQYAKRQLTWFRRRPHCEWLAVEESDLPAQAAESILQAIAGESAR
- a CDS encoding methyltransferase domain-containing protein; its protein translation is MSDWLHHPDRLRWNEKFQRRGMGLFGHEPAEWLVAHAALLRRQPCGPALDLACGAGRNAFYLAQLGFSVAAVDISDVAITWLTEQAQQRGVRIQPAVMDLASATLPAARYQVIINFNYLERRLFPSLKQALLPGGLLIFETMTKDQLELTGGKFNPEFLLDHNELLQAFSELRILHYRETVIRGCADCDEKAVASLVARKR
- the moaA gene encoding GTP 3',8-cyclase MoaA is translated as MIPQPARLTLSDTLSRPLRDLRISVTDRCNFRCVYCMPKEIFGKDHLFLPRAELLTFEEIYRLARLCVDLGVRKIRLTGGEPLLRHDLERLIAMLAALPGLDLTLTTNGSFPARRVQSLKDAGLRRMTVSLDSLDNAVFQKMNDVDFPVERVLEWIEASAAAGLTPVKINMVVKRGVNEDSVVPMARHFKGAGHIVRFIEYMDVGSSNGWRMDEVVPAAEIIAAIDAVMPIAPVDPNYAGEVAERYRYRDGSGEIGIIASVTHAFCRDCSRARLSTDGKLFTCLFAAHGRDLRALLRSGASDAELTAAIASVWRQRSDRYSEIRSAATVALAKVEMSYIGG
- the mutL gene encoding DNA mismatch repair endonuclease MutL, which produces MSASTSKIKLLPLDLTNKIAAGEVVERPASVVKELIENALDAGATQITVVVKDGGRVLIQVVDNGCGMSREDAQMAFQRHATSKIATAADLEAIRTLGFRGEALASIASVAQVVLKTMEPGATEATVVELEGGVQSNLTIAAGTPGTSIAVKNLFFNTPGRRKFVKSTTTEYRQILAVINRFCVGYPGVYFTFVHNDEVILDMPPAGSLAERVFTLYGSRMRDALVTLQDRGPACEISGVLGKQSTVRSSRGEQFLFLNHRYISDRSLQHAVISGYGEMLAHGGFPFFAVFLRVDPTRVDVNVHPTKMEVKFADDRLIYALLRTAVKQTLNTNAVIPVANDFARAVPVMTWPAAPERPALEGESPAAAPGPHNFAPADFRVRHPGRQLGLPLPPPTTPADRPMELAPEAQSRLHERTNVWQVHNRYIFSQIPNGLVVIDQHVAHERILYEQALEAFTKQEPATQRLLFPVVVELSAEDYDIAFEMLPFLAKIGFALKPFGHRTLLLEGVPPGTRYSTTLQDSKVILDMVDEYKRGKREKLEIRENIAASFACHSAIRSGDRLTLASMNALIDQLFATKSPYFCPHGRPVVVNIPLAELDKRFGRT
- the radC gene encoding DNA repair protein RadC; the encoded protein is MQKYPLRLAEWPENERPRERLLKHGPESLSDAELLAIVLRTGNHGQSVMDLARKLLVEAKGFRGLDTKAAEELCQMHGMGMAKTAQLKAALEIGKRLSREQHEERPYIRTSRDVFDYLHLRLCNQPREQFFILLLNTRNRLLRERKVFEGSLQESMVNAREVVKFAINEQAAGIIFVHNHPSGEPAPSPEDLRATKKLKSACEAVDLRVLDHVIIGKDRYLSFAEEGLL
- a CDS encoding undecaprenyl-diphosphate phosphatase translates to MNEILVAVVLGIVEGLTEFLPVSSTGHLILVGNWLQFTGEKANTFEIFIQLGAIIAVLIYFRNRIWRLVSAMLGKAQSADGLTVDQARRFGVGVMLAFVPAALIGFFFHDLIEALLFNPKTVAAALIVGGVGIILIEQLHLRVKVDTMEDITWTQALGIGLAQCLSLIPGMSRSASTIMGGLVLGLSHAAAAEFSFFLAIPTIFAATLYSLAKRFSLLNADDAVIFAVGFIVSLLVAWLVIAAFMSFIKKHSFEVFGWYRIVLGFVILGMMLWQG